TCGCTGCCACCAAAACACTTTTGCCCACATGAGAAGCCGTACCCTGAACCATTATTGTTTTACAACTCATACTTTTGTCTCCCTTTTTTTATAATAGTCACGGTAATGTATCTACTAACTAACTTTTATTTTGCCAAACTTTTTATTTCTACGGGCAGCCCGGCAACCGTCAAAAATACCTTGGATGCACGGGTGGCACACAGGCGATTAACCCGGCCGGCTATGTCCCTATATGCTCTGGCCAGCGAGTTATCCGGCACAATTCCCCACCCCACTTCATTGGAAACCAAAACTGCACCTATATTACTTTTGTGCAGGAACTCTAACCAGGAATTAACTTTATTAATTATATACTCTTCTTTATCTTCAAACCCGGCCTGGGGATAAGGTAAATCCCGGTGTAACAGCAGGTTGGAAACCCAAAGCGTAAGGCAGTCCATCAACACTATTTCCGACGGTCCTAAAATATCCTTTAGTTTTTCTTCCGGATGCAGAGGTTCTTCCACAGTACGCCAGTACTGGGGTCTCTGCTCTCGGTGCTTCTTAACCCTTAAGGCCATTTCTTCGTCTTTAACTTCTGAGGTAGCCACATACACCACTCCCCGTTCCGAATTCTTGGCCAGAGTTTCAGCAAAGGAACTTTTACCGCTACGAGCACCGCCGAGCACTAAAATAATTTCTGCGTTCTTCATCATTGTCACCTCACATATTGAAAAACCCCGGCCTTCACGGCCGAGGTAACGATTAACCAAGTAGAAGCCATAATCCTTTCTCGCGAAGGTTTACTGGCTCATCCCCATGGCAGGTATCCTGGCTCCCGGGTCATTGCTTTTCCTTCGCCTTCCCAGCAAGGTGGCATTTGAAGGATGCTAACCGGTTACAGTGGCGGAGACCGCTCAGGTTTTGCACCTGATTCCCTATCCCCAAAAGGGGCACCCGGAGACATGAGCACTTTATTATTTGCTTAAAACTTCTATATGTGATCACCGAAATCCTGCTTTTACGTAAATTTTACATTAACTCGGGATTTTTCCTAATGACTTTTTTACCTTGTCCACTAACTCTTCAATAAGATGGGGCAGGGGTTCGGGTTTTACCCCGACAATTTCTACTTCAGCTCGCGTTAAGGGGAGCAATATCTTTCGGGCTGAACTGGAAGCAATCGCTTCGGCCATCCTCGGAGAAAGTTCCCCCATCATGGCATTGGCGTACATAATGCTAACCGGGCCGACAATAATATCGACCCTGTGCACATTATATACAATAGCATTCTCACCACTGGCACCTTCATTAGCCCCGGCCTTCAACATCATAGAAGTGGCTAAGGCATTAGTACCCAAGGCAAGTAAATCTAAGCCCTCCAGGCTCAGCTTACGTAACCTTTCTGTAATATGTTTCCCAATTCCCCCGCCCTGACCGTCAATTACCGCTATACGCATATCCATCTCCCACTTAATATGATCACCGGCTGGCTGAGCTTTGTGAAGAATCTTTGTCCAGTTGAGCTTCCAACTCCACAATTCGTCTGTTTTTATACAAGAGCCGTCTGGCGTATCTGTAATTTTCCTGATGCAACTTTTGATTTTCTTTCTGTATGCGGGCACCAAATTGTGACTTCTCTTTCTCTATGCGCTCTAAGAGGTTCATTAATACCCTTCTGCTCAGCCGCAGCTGCACAACTTTCTCCTCCAGTTCTTTTACGCGCCGCAAGAGATAATCCGTATCCTGGTATCCTTCCACCAGCATCACCACCTTAGCAGAATGCTAATTTTTAGTATATGCCGGTGGTAGAGCAAATAGACATGAAGAGATTGTACAAATCTTTAAATGCGCTCTTTAATTAGAATTTATATTGCTTTTCTATACGTTCCACTGCCTCTTGCAAGTACTCTGATTCCTGAACCAGGCCAATTCGTACATATCCCTCACCGTTAGGACCAAAGGCCACGCCGGGGATTACCAGGATGCCCGTTCTTTCCAGCAACTCAAAAGCAAACTCTCTGGATGACGTTCTGCCTCCCGGTAAAGGTGCCCAAACAAACATAGATGCTTGCGGCTTAGGCATAGACCAGCCTATCCTCTCCAGCCCGTCAACCAATATATCTCTCCTTTTTTGATAGGCCAGTGCATTTTGCGCTACACATTCCTGAGGACCTTCTAAGGCTGCGATACCTGCTTCCTGAATAACCTTAAAAACTCCGTAATCTATATTAGACTTTATCCTACCCAGAGCACCAAGTATTTTAGGGTTCCCCACTGCGAATCCAATCCGGCAGCCTGCCATGTTATAAGTCTTGGACAGCGAATAAAACTCTACGCCCACTTCCTTTGCACCCGGAATCTCCAAGAAACTCATAGGCTTAAAGCCGTCATAAGCGAGTTCACAATAAGCAGCGTCATGACACACGATAATATCATACTTCCTGGCAAAGTCCACCACTTGTTTATAAAATGGTCTGTCGGCAGATACAGCAACCGGGTTATTAGGATAATTAAGCCACATCAGCTTTGCTTTTTGTGCAATATGGGGTGGTATAGCGTCCAGGTCAGGCAGGAATTTATTTTCAGGCAACAGGGGTAAATTATATATTTGCCCTTCCGCCAAATGAATACTACAGGCGTAAATAGGATAGCCAGGATCGGGAACCAAAGCCACGTCACCCGGGTTTACATAGGCTAAAGCCAGGTGGGCCAAGCCGTCTTGTGACCCCATTAAAGCTAGCACTTCGGCATCGGGATCGACGTAAACATTAAACCTCTTTTTGTACCAGTCAGCAACCGCCTGGTACAAACGCGGCAGCCCTTCCAGTGGATACTTGTAATTATTCGGTTTATCCAAAGCTTTGTGCATGGCTTCAACGATATGGGGAGCAGGGGGAAGATCCGGGCTTCCCACACCCAAATTGATCACCGTGGCTCCCTTTGCTTCTACCTTCTTTTTTACCTCTTCCATTTCATTAAATATTGCTGATGTAAGATTTTGGATTCTGCGCGCTACTTCCATAAAACTAGTCCTCCAAGCCTATATAATTTCTGTTTTTAAAATTTTTGTCAGAATAATCATCTTACTGAGTAACTAAATGTGATCATCAGAATTAATACAAGTGTCAGCTACCTGCTAAGTTGTAAATTTCTTTTACAACATGATAAGAAACAGTGGCTGTACCTAAGGTCTCATGGCCTCTTGCATCCGGCCCGTGGTAATCAGAACCGCCGGTCACTAATAATTCATACTGCCTGGCCATATACAGGTAATGGTCAATATCCACCTGACTATGCTGTGGATGATAGACTTCTATACCTTGCAGTCCTTCTTCCACCAGCCTGGGAATGTAATTATCCAGCTTGGCTAGCCCGGGGTGAGCGATAACCGCTACCCCACCGGCATTGCGTATTAGCCTTATAGCCTTGGCCGGCGTATACTTAACACGGGGTACGAAGGCCATGCCATCCTGTCCTATGTACTTATCAAAAGCCTCCCCGACGGACCCAACCACCCCTTTGTTTATTAAAACCCTGGCGATATGGGGACGCCCTATTATTCCATATTCTGCTTGGGAGAGCACCTCATCCTTGCATATCGGAAGGTTTAGTTGCTGCAGTTTTTGCACAATTTTATGGACACGCTCCACTCTTGACTTTTTAAAAAAGCTAAGGTGGTAAGCTAAGTCTTTGTCCATGATATCCATTAAATAACCGAGTATATGAACTTCTTTTCCTTTATACTCGGCACTCAATTCTATGCCGGTTACAACCTCCATGTTGACAGTTTCAGTGGCCTGTAATGCCTCTTGCAGACCGCCAAAGGTGTCATGGTCGGTGATCGCAATAGCTTTAAGATTTAGCTTTTTAGCCTTACACACAACATCTCTCGGGTTATCCAAACCATCAGACGCCGTGGTGTGAACATGCAAATCGACCAACATCAGAGTTCACCCGTTTCATTTTCTGCGTAAATTAACTCTTAGTACCAAACATTTTTTATAACTCTTAAAAAGTTTTGCCCTAAAATTTTTTCCACATCAGTCTCGCAATATCCTCTATTTTTTAACTCATGGTACAAAGAAGTGAATCTACTCACATCTTCCATCCCCTCTATGGTTTTATCAACACCGTCAAAATCTGAACCGAAACCAAGGCAATCAGCACCGGCCAAATTAACTATATGATCCATATGATCCAAATACCGTGACAAGCATGGGTGGTTAGGGTCAACAAATTGTGGGACAAAAGACAATCCCATCACGCCGCCTTTTGCTGCCAATGCTTCTATCTGCTTATCGTTAAGGTTTCTTGGGTGATCACAAATTGCCTGTGCGTTGGAATGAGAGGCAATTACAGGTTGTGTACTAATCTTCAGCACATCCCAAAAACCCTTTTCTGATAAATGGGATACATCAATTAACATCCCTAAATCATTCATTTCCTTGACAACCAGTCTGCCAAAGTCCGTTAAGCCCCCGTTGCTGCTTATTTCTCCCACCCCATCTGCCAATTCGTTGCGGTGATTCCAGGTTAGTGTCAAGCAGCGCACTCCAAGCCGGTAAAGCATACGTAGCACCGCAATGCTTCCACATAGCACATCTCCTCCCTCCACACTTAGGACCGCTGCCTGATGCCCTCTTGTGATACAGTCTTTAAGTTCACGCACACACCACACAGGCTTTATATCAGGGTCACTTTCCAACTCCCTGTAGAATTTGTCGATTTGTTCCAGAGCCATGGCCAATTCCCTGCCTCTGTAGACAGGTGCTACGAAAACAGCAAAAAACTGCACGGTAATGCCAGCTATTTGCATGCGCTCAATATCCACATGTCCTAAATTCTTTCTGAGTCTTTGATCTCCCAGTACCGATAATGTGTCACAGTGAGCATCAACCACTACCTTACTTGCCATGATTTGGCATTTTTCGTCTGTCACGACACCCCTCCTCCTTAATACAATATTAGTCTATAAATTAAAAACCTGTTTATTCATAACGAATAAACAGGTTAGTAAATCAATTAATTTATATTATAATTTAACGAGGTTCTACAATTAACTTAATAGCCGTCCGCTCTTCACCGTCAATCATAATGTCAGTAAATGCCGGAATACAAATTAAATCAACTCCACTAGGCGCTACAAATCCTCTCGCAATAGCCACTGCTTTAACCGCTTGATTAAGAGCTCCTGCTCCAATGGCCTGCATTTCGGCACCTCCCCTTTCACGAAGTACCCCTGCCAAGGCCCCTGCTACGGAATTTGGGTTGGATTTTGCCGAAACCTTTAAAACCTCCATTTTTTGAACCTCCTTATTAAGCTGGAAAGAACTATTACTTAATCGTTTACGTATATACATTGTATTCGCCAAGGGTCAGAAAATTCCTTTTTTGTATGCGAAAGAAAATTTTAATTTTTTCTTATTAATATCTTTATTTTATTTCCTATTGGTAATTTTGAATACGCTGTATATCAACGGCTTCACCGGTATCGTCATCAAAATCTATAATCACGGCATTTAACTGGTATAAGCCTCCTGCAACCTCAAATTTTCTTGGCATTTGAGTAGTAAACCTTTCTAGAATAGGATCTACCTTAAAACCTATAATGGATTCTTTTGCACCTGTCATACCAATGTCTGTTATGTATGCAGTCCCTCCGGACATAATGTATTCGTCTGCTGTTTGTACATGAGTGTGGGTCCCACAAACAGCAGAAACACGTCCATTAAGGTACCATCCCAAGGCAATTTTCTCTGAAGTGGCCTCAGCGTGAAAATCGAATATAATAATCCTTGCCTGACTCGATATCTCTTGCAGTAATTGATCAGCAACCTGAAAAGGACAGTCCAGGCTGTCCATAAATACCCGCCCGGAGAGGTTTGCAATGGCAACATTGATACCTTTTTTCACCGGAACAACTTTATATCCCCGCCCGGGAACACCTGCAGGGTAATTCGCAGGTCTGATAATTCTTTCTTCCCGCTCAATATAGTGAGCAGTCTCTTTCTTGTTCCACACATGGTTACCCATGGTAATAAAATCAATACCGTAAGAAAAAATTTCTTCAGCTACATTCCTGGTTATACCCATGCCACCGGCTGCGTTCTCACCGTTAGCCATAACTAAATCCAGACCGAATTCTCTTTTCAGACCGGACACATTGTCTTTTAATGCTTTGCGCCCTGGACTGCCAACCACGTCTCCAATCATCAAAACTCGCAAAACATAATCCTCCTGTCACACTGAACAAACCTATTTATTACCCTTATTTATTTCACGGCCAAAAGGTGAAACTCCTTCCCAATAACCTTATCCCTCATGATATTCATTTTGCCCTGTCACCCAATATATAAAAGCGGCCAATTAGGCCGCTTTTATATGTCAACTTTTATTTGGCGTAATCAACCACCCTGGTTTCACGAATAATCATTACCTTTATCTGACCAGGATAGTCGAGCTCATTTTCAATCTCTTTGGAAATTTCCCGTACCAATTTAACAGATGTTAAATCATCCACTTTATCGGGCTTAACCATTATGCGTACTTCTCTTCCTGCTTGAATGGCGTAAGATTTATCCACACCTTCAAATGAACACGCTATTTCTTCCAGCTTCTGCAGCCTCTTGATATATGCCTCGATGGTTTCTCTGCGGGCCCCCGGCCTCGCAGCGGAAATAGCATCAGCTGCTTGCACAAGGATGGCAGCAATTGTGTTCGGTTCCTCATCCCCGTGGTGAGCAGCAATGGCATGTAGCACTGCTCCGTTTTCACGGTATTTCTTGGCCAGTTCTACACCAATGGCAACGTGAGGTCCTTCCACTTCATGGTCTACAGCCTTCCCAATATCATGCAATAAACCTGCTCGCTTGGCCAAATGCACATCGATACCCAACT
This genomic interval from Bacillota bacterium contains the following:
- a CDS encoding DUF3842 family protein codes for the protein MRIAVIDGQGGGIGKHITERLRKLSLEGLDLLALGTNALATSMMLKAGANEGASGENAIVYNVHRVDIIVGPVSIMYANAMMGELSPRMAEAIASSSARKILLPLTRAEVEIVGVKPEPLPHLIEELVDKVKKSLGKIPS
- the cobU gene encoding bifunctional adenosylcobinamide kinase/adenosylcobinamide-phosphate guanylyltransferase, which gives rise to MKNAEIILVLGGARSGKSSFAETLAKNSERGVVYVATSEVKDEEMALRVKKHREQRPQYWRTVEEPLHPEEKLKDILGPSEIVLMDCLTLWVSNLLLHRDLPYPQAGFEDKEEYIINKVNSWLEFLHKSNIGAVLVSNEVGWGIVPDNSLARAYRDIAGRVNRLCATRASKVFLTVAGLPVEIKSLAK
- a CDS encoding TIGR00282 family metallophosphoesterase, with product MRVLMIGDVVGSPGRKALKDNVSGLKREFGLDLVMANGENAAGGMGITRNVAEEIFSYGIDFITMGNHVWNKKETAHYIEREERIIRPANYPAGVPGRGYKVVPVKKGINVAIANLSGRVFMDSLDCPFQVADQLLQEISSQARIIIFDFHAEATSEKIALGWYLNGRVSAVCGTHTHVQTADEYIMSGGTAYITDIGMTGAKESIIGFKVDPILERFTTQMPRKFEVAGGLYQLNAVIIDFDDDTGEAVDIQRIQNYQ
- a CDS encoding PHP domain-containing protein; protein product: MLVDLHVHTTASDGLDNPRDVVCKAKKLNLKAIAITDHDTFGGLQEALQATETVNMEVVTGIELSAEYKGKEVHILGYLMDIMDKDLAYHLSFFKKSRVERVHKIVQKLQQLNLPICKDEVLSQAEYGIIGRPHIARVLINKGVVGSVGEAFDKYIGQDGMAFVPRVKYTPAKAIRLIRNAGGVAVIAHPGLAKLDNYIPRLVEEGLQGIEVYHPQHSQVDIDHYLYMARQYELLVTGGSDYHGPDARGHETLGTATVSYHVVKEIYNLAGS
- a CDS encoding membrane dipeptidase: MASKVVVDAHCDTLSVLGDQRLRKNLGHVDIERMQIAGITVQFFAVFVAPVYRGRELAMALEQIDKFYRELESDPDIKPVWCVRELKDCITRGHQAAVLSVEGGDVLCGSIAVLRMLYRLGVRCLTLTWNHRNELADGVGEISSNGGLTDFGRLVVKEMNDLGMLIDVSHLSEKGFWDVLKISTQPVIASHSNAQAICDHPRNLNDKQIEALAAKGGVMGLSFVPQFVDPNHPCLSRYLDHMDHIVNLAGADCLGFGSDFDGVDKTIEGMEDVSRFTSLYHELKNRGYCETDVEKILGQNFLRVIKNVWY
- a CDS encoding aminotransferase class I/II-fold pyridoxal phosphate-dependent enzyme, which gives rise to MEVARRIQNLTSAIFNEMEEVKKKVEAKGATVINLGVGSPDLPPAPHIVEAMHKALDKPNNYKYPLEGLPRLYQAVADWYKKRFNVYVDPDAEVLALMGSQDGLAHLALAYVNPGDVALVPDPGYPIYACSIHLAEGQIYNLPLLPENKFLPDLDAIPPHIAQKAKLMWLNYPNNPVAVSADRPFYKQVVDFARKYDIIVCHDAAYCELAYDGFKPMSFLEIPGAKEVGVEFYSLSKTYNMAGCRIGFAVGNPKILGALGRIKSNIDYGVFKVIQEAGIAALEGPQECVAQNALAYQKRRDILVDGLERIGWSMPKPQASMFVWAPLPGGRTSSREFAFELLERTGILVIPGVAFGPNGEGYVRIGLVQESEYLQEAVERIEKQYKF
- the spoVS gene encoding stage V sporulation protein SpoVS, whose product is MEVLKVSAKSNPNSVAGALAGVLRERGGAEMQAIGAGALNQAVKAVAIARGFVAPSGVDLICIPAFTDIMIDGEERTAIKLIVEPR
- a CDS encoding translation initiation factor 2 — translated: MLVEGYQDTDYLLRRVKELEEKVVQLRLSRRVLMNLLERIEKEKSQFGARIQKENQKLHQENYRYARRLLYKNRRIVELEAQLDKDSSQSSASR